In Brachypodium distachyon strain Bd21 chromosome 2, Brachypodium_distachyon_v3.0, whole genome shotgun sequence, one genomic interval encodes:
- the LOC100824064 gene encoding AP2/ERF and B3 domain-containing protein Os05g0549800, with product MDSTTSCLLDESSSGGSASMATPTGKIKSPPSSPSPAPTKMTPLHRVGSGAATSAVMDVDASATAEEEADSAAGRRIAMAAAVNNKLPSSRYKGVVPQPNGRWGAQIYERHSRVWLGTFTGEAEAARAYDAAAQRFRGRDAVTNFRALPSDAAELRFLASRSKGEVVDMLRKHTYLDELALFTSSSSPPAPPDFSPSSSSPAPAAARQVRDREHLFDKTVTPSDVGKLNRLVIPKQHAEKHFPLQQLGSSSGAVFSGSGSGESNKGMLLNFEDGAGKAWRFRYSYWNSSQSYVLTKGWSRFVKEKGLCAGDAVGFYRSASANGNGNGSQQQLFIDCKLRTKADTRSSSPRPGAVVRSVRLFGVDLLAAAPELETKTSICKRSRNHSEASPDHPTHAVFKRRCIDFALT from the coding sequence ATGGACAGCACCACCAGCTGCCTCCTGGACGAAtccagcagcggcggcagcgcttCCATGGCCACGCCCACGGGAAAGATCAAGTCCCCCCCTTCGTCCCCGTCACCGGCGCCGACGAAGATGACTCCTCTACACCGCGtgggcagcggcgccgccaccagcgcGGTGATGGACGTCGACGCATCagcgacggcggaggaggaggccgactccgccgccggccgccgcatcgccatggccgccgccgtgaacAACAAGCTGCCTTCGTCGCGGTACAAGGGCGTGGTGCCGCAGCCCAACGGGCGGTGGGGCGCGCAGATCTACGAGCGGCACAGCCGCGTGTGGCTCGGCACCTTCACGGGGGAAgccgaggcggcgcgcgcctacgacgccgccgcccagcgcTTCCGCGGCCGCGACGCCGTCACCAACTTCCGCGCCCTCCCCTCcgacgccgccgagctccgctTCCTGGCTTCCCGATCCAAGGGCGAGGTCGTGGACATGCTCCGCAAGCACACCTACCTCGACGAGCTCGCCCTCTtcacttcttcttcctcgcctccggcgccgcccgaTTTCTCGccttcgtcttcgtctccggctccggcagcggcgcgacAAGTCCGGGATCGGGAGCACTTGTTCGACAAGACGGTGACGCCGAGCGACGTGGGGAAGCTGAACCGGCTCGTGATCCCCAAGCAGCACGCGGAGAAGCACTTCCCGCTGCAGCAGCTCGGCTCCAGCTCCGGAGCcgtcttctccggctccggctccggggAATCTAACAAAGGCATGCTTCTGAACTTCGAGGACGGAGCGGGCAAGGCGTGGAGGTTCCGGTACTCGTACTGGAACAGCAGCCAGAGCTACGTGCTCACCAAAGGCTGGAGCCGCTTCGTCAAGGAGAAGGGGCTCTgcgccggcgacgccgtcGGCTTCTACCGCTCCGCTTCCGccaacggcaacggcaacggcagccagcagcagctgTTCATCGACTGCAAGCTCCGGACGAAGGCCGACAcgaggtcgtcgtcgccgcggcCGGGAGCGGTAGTGAGGAGCGTGCGGCTCTTCGGCGTCGACCtgctcgcggcggcgccggagctggagACGAAGACGAGCATATGCAAGAGATCCAGGAATCACAGCGAGGCGTCTCCTGATCATCCGACGCACGCGGTTTTCAAGAGGCGATGCATAGACTTCGCGCTGAcctag